In Streptomyces chartreusis, the following proteins share a genomic window:
- a CDS encoding ABC transporter permease: protein MFFTYLRRELRRRRKAALVVASGLALGIALVIVVNSVSSGMSKAQDKVLESLYGLGTDMTVTKAAEPAASSSERPRFQFDAQADGEDEEQSTDRVMVQGFQTLSSSTVTEVGSQSGVSDAVGGLSLQVIKVSGQFTRGQFQQDQSGGGQQGGPGGGGTGQPQGEVRGGGADFDVNNYSVYGADVTKPALGPLTSSKITSGRTFKSTETNAKVVVADTSYAKEKKLKVGSTVTVKGTKFKVIGIATPDSGDAAANLYIPLKQAQTLADAKNKVTTIYVKATDSQRIDSVKSAIQKNISGTTVTTSADLADTVSGSLSTASSLATSVGKWLSIAVLVAAFLVAGLLTSSAVSRRVREFGTLKALGWKSGRVTRQVVGEAIVNGLLGGALGIAVGLAGAYAVTAISPTLEAQLGGGGGGGTGGGPGGGGFGGGPMRQTASSTLDVALTAPVSLTTVALAVGLAVAGGLIAGAFGGWRASRLRPADALRRVE from the coding sequence ATGTTCTTCACCTACCTGAGGCGCGAGCTGCGCCGCCGCAGAAAGGCGGCCCTCGTCGTCGCCTCCGGACTCGCGCTGGGCATCGCGCTGGTCATCGTGGTCAACTCCGTGTCCTCCGGCATGAGCAAGGCCCAGGACAAGGTCCTCGAGTCGCTGTACGGCCTCGGCACGGACATGACCGTCACCAAGGCCGCCGAACCGGCGGCGAGCTCCTCGGAGCGCCCGCGCTTCCAGTTCGACGCGCAGGCCGACGGCGAGGACGAGGAGCAGTCCACGGACCGCGTCATGGTCCAGGGCTTCCAGACGCTGTCGAGCTCGACCGTCACCGAGGTCGGCTCGCAGAGCGGGGTCTCCGACGCCGTCGGCGGGCTGAGCCTCCAGGTCATCAAGGTCAGCGGGCAGTTCACCCGCGGCCAGTTCCAGCAGGACCAGAGCGGCGGCGGCCAGCAGGGCGGCCCCGGGGGCGGCGGCACCGGGCAGCCGCAGGGCGAAGTGCGCGGCGGCGGCGCCGACTTCGACGTCAACAACTACTCCGTCTACGGCGCCGACGTCACCAAGCCGGCGCTCGGCCCGCTGACCTCGTCGAAGATCACCAGCGGTCGTACGTTCAAGTCGACGGAGACGAACGCGAAGGTCGTCGTCGCCGACACCTCGTACGCCAAGGAGAAGAAGCTCAAGGTCGGCTCGACCGTCACGGTCAAGGGCACCAAGTTCAAGGTCATCGGCATCGCCACGCCGGACAGCGGGGACGCGGCCGCCAACCTGTACATCCCGCTGAAGCAGGCGCAGACGCTCGCCGACGCCAAGAACAAGGTCACCACGATCTACGTCAAGGCGACCGACTCCCAGCGGATCGACTCCGTCAAGTCGGCGATCCAGAAGAACATCTCCGGTACGACGGTGACGACCTCCGCCGACCTCGCGGACACGGTGTCCGGCTCCCTGTCCACGGCCTCCTCCCTCGCGACGAGCGTCGGCAAGTGGCTGTCGATCGCGGTGCTCGTGGCCGCGTTCCTGGTCGCCGGCCTGCTCACCTCCTCGGCGGTCTCCCGCCGGGTGAGGGAGTTCGGCACGCTCAAGGCGCTGGGCTGGAAGTCGGGCCGGGTGACCCGGCAGGTGGTCGGCGAGGCGATCGTGAACGGGCTGCTGGGCGGCGCGCTCGGCATCGCCGTCGGACTGGCCGGCGCCTACGCGGTCACGGCGATCAGCCCGACCCTGGAGGCACAGCTGGGCGGCGGCGGTGGCGGTGGCACGGGCGGCGGTCCCGGTGGCGGCGGCTTCGGGGGCGGCCCCATGCGCCAGACGGCGTCCTCGACACTCGACGTCGCCCTGACCGCACCGGTGAGCCTTACGACGGTCGCCCTGGCGGTCGGCCTGGCGGTGGCCGGCGGCCTGATCGCCGGAGCGTTCGGCGGCTGGCGCGCCTCACGACTGCGCCCGGCGGACGCCCTGAGGCGCGTCGAGTAG